Proteins from one Roseovarius nanhaiticus genomic window:
- the betA gene encoding choline dehydrogenase → MQADFVIIGSGSAGSAMAYRLSEDGKHSVLVLEYGGTDAGPFIQMPAALSYPMNMKRYDWGYTSEPEPHLGGRRLAAPRGKVVGGSSSINGMVYVRGHAGDFDHWEESGATGWGFRNVLPYYKRMENWTDGGHGGDPAWRGMDGPLHVTRGPRHNPLFDAFVQAGQQAGYEITEDYNGEKQEGFGPMEQTVYKGRRWSAANAYLRPALKRPNCDMLRCYVRRIVIEEGRATGVEIERGGRIEIVRANREVVLAASAFNSPKILMLSGVGPAAHLAEHGIDVVADRPGVGGNLQDHLELYIQQACIQPITLFKHWNLWSKGMIGAQWLFGKTGLGASNQFESAAFLRSKPGVAYPDIQYHFLPMAVRYDGQAAAEGHGYQAHVGPMRSKSRGRVSLASADPMAAPRIAFNYMSEDSDWEDFRRCIRLTREIFGQAAFDPYRGKEIQPGDAVQSDADLDAFISEHAESAYHPCGTCKMGAVDDPDAVVDPECRVIGVEGLRVADSSIFPRITNGNLNGPSIMTGEKAADHILGKDPLPASNQRPWMHPGWRETVKAASA, encoded by the coding sequence ATGCAGGCGGATTTCGTGATCATCGGGTCGGGCTCGGCAGGGTCGGCCATGGCCTATCGGCTGTCCGAGGATGGCAAGCATTCGGTGCTGGTGCTGGAATATGGCGGCACCGACGCGGGGCCCTTCATTCAGATGCCCGCCGCGCTCAGCTATCCGATGAACATGAAGCGCTACGATTGGGGCTATACGTCCGAGCCCGAGCCGCATTTGGGCGGGCGCCGCCTTGCCGCACCGCGGGGCAAGGTTGTGGGCGGGTCGTCCTCGATCAACGGGATGGTGTATGTGCGCGGCCATGCCGGCGATTTTGACCACTGGGAAGAGAGCGGCGCGACCGGCTGGGGGTTCCGCAACGTCCTGCCTTATTACAAGCGCATGGAGAACTGGACCGATGGCGGCCATGGCGGCGATCCGGCGTGGCGCGGCATGGACGGGCCTCTGCACGTGACGCGCGGGCCCCGGCACAATCCGCTTTTCGACGCCTTTGTGCAGGCCGGGCAGCAGGCGGGCTATGAGATCACCGAGGATTATAACGGCGAGAAGCAGGAGGGCTTTGGCCCGATGGAGCAGACGGTCTACAAGGGCCGCCGCTGGTCCGCCGCCAATGCCTACCTGAGGCCCGCGCTGAAGCGCCCCAACTGCGATATGCTGCGCTGCTATGTCCGCCGCATCGTCATCGAAGAGGGCCGCGCGACGGGCGTCGAGATCGAGCGGGGCGGGCGGATCGAAATCGTGCGCGCGAATCGCGAGGTCGTGCTGGCGGCCTCGGCCTTCAACTCCCCCAAGATCCTGATGCTGTCCGGCGTTGGCCCTGCCGCGCATCTGGCGGAGCACGGGATAGACGTGGTGGCCGACCGGCCCGGCGTGGGCGGCAATTTGCAGGATCATCTGGAGCTTTATATCCAGCAGGCCTGCATCCAGCCGATCACGCTTTTCAAGCATTGGAACCTCTGGTCCAAGGGCATGATCGGGGCGCAGTGGCTGTTCGGGAAGACCGGCCTCGGCGCGTCCAACCAGTTCGAAAGCGCGGCTTTCCTACGTTCGAAACCGGGGGTCGCGTATCCCGATATCCAGTATCATTTCCTGCCCATGGCGGTCAGGTATGACGGACAGGCCGCCGCCGAGGGGCACGGCTATCAGGCGCATGTCGGCCCGATGCGGTCGAAATCGCGGGGGCGGGTCAGCCTGGCCTCGGCCGATCCGATGGCGGCGCCCAGGATTGCGTTCAACTACATGTCCGAAGACAGCGACTGGGAGGATTTCCGGCGCTGCATTCGCCTGACGCGCGAGATTTTCGGGCAGGCAGCGTTCGATCCCTATCGCGGGAAAGAGATCCAGCCGGGCGATGCAGTGCAATCGGATGCTGATCTGGACGCTTTCATCTCCGAGCATGCCGAGAGCGCCTATCACCCCTGCGGCACCTGCAAGATGGGCGCGGTGGACGATCCCGATGCGGTGGTCGATCCCGAATGCCGGGTGATCGGGGTCGAGGGACTGCGCGTCGCCGACAGTTCGATCTTTCCGCGCATCACCAATGGCAATCTCAATGGCCCCAGCATCATGACCGGCGAGAAGGCCGCCGATCATATCCTGGGCAAGGATCCCCTGCCCGCCTCGAACCAGCGCCCCTGGATGCATCCCG
- the betI gene encoding transcriptional regulator BetI, giving the protein MARKSIGDIRRAELSQAAFDALVQHGIRGTTLDRVAKIAGVSKGVVLHHFKDKDALFEGVQRKANTVLRDCVTELLRHAETPLERLYAIIVGNFAAPVFQQEICHAWISLCSDVPHNRQSQRIQTAVHARMQSNLMSALRPLRVPDAPRIAFQLRTVMDGIWLRASFQIAPMDGAEGVAEVDFAARHLLCDIPKADMDAALAKMQKLASLVLTTRAFRDQALTGS; this is encoded by the coding sequence ATGGCACGCAAGAGCATCGGGGACATCAGGCGCGCGGAGCTGTCGCAGGCGGCCTTTGACGCGCTGGTCCAGCACGGTATTCGCGGCACGACACTGGACCGCGTCGCCAAGATCGCGGGCGTGTCCAAAGGGGTCGTGCTGCACCACTTCAAGGATAAGGACGCGCTTTTCGAGGGGGTGCAGCGCAAGGCGAACACCGTCCTGCGCGACTGCGTGACCGAGCTTCTGCGCCATGCCGAGACGCCGCTCGAACGGCTCTATGCCATCATCGTCGGCAATTTCGCGGCGCCGGTCTTTCAGCAGGAAATCTGTCACGCCTGGATCTCGCTTTGCTCGGATGTCCCGCATAACCGCCAGAGCCAGCGCATCCAGACAGCGGTCCACGCCCGGATGCAAAGCAACCTGATGAGCGCGCTGCGCCCCCTTAGGGTGCCGGACGCGCCGCGCATCGCGTTTCAGCTGCGCACGGTCATGGACGGCATCTGGCTGCGCGCCAGTTTCCAGATCGCACCCATGGACGGCGCCGAGGGCGTGGCCGAGGTGGATTTCGCCGCGCGCCACCTGCTGTGCGATATCCCGAAGGCCGACATGGACGCCGCGCTGGCCAAGATGCAGAAGCTGGCCAGCCTCGTGTTGACCACCCGTGCCTTCCGCGATCAGGCGCTGACCGGCAGTTGA
- a CDS encoding error-prone DNA polymerase — MRDHPPFAELSALSNFTFLTGASHPEEYMQRAALLGLPALAIADDNSVAGIVRAYAAAREITRHVAERHAIEARDGPIGPPAPTPRTPDWANVPRLIPAARLVLQEGLTLTALPQDRTGWASLCRLLTLGRRRAPKGACELHVADLLEGAEGLTLLLHAPETGRAAWTKEARRVVEALGADMFLLMAPRYDGRDTRRFEAHARLAKSLGLETIASAQPRMHHGRRRRLADVLTAVRTGTRVDDLGRAALANGECRLRSEAEMRRLFKGHEGAVSRAGALAAALTFCLGSLRYEYPSEIAEGETPGARLRRLAEEGLTWRYPQGASDRVRNLLEHELALIAKLKYEPYFLTVRDIVAFARSRGILCQGRGSAANSVVCYALGVTSVSPEIGTMVFERFVSEARDEPPDIDVDFEHERREEVIQHIYERYGRHRAGLCATVIHYRGKRAIREVGRAMGLSQDTIGALSSQLWGFFSTGAVERERMLEIGLDPDDARLKQTMALVHEIEGFPRHLSQHVGGFVVTEGRLDELVPVENASMEGRTVISWDKDDIEALGILKVDVLALGMLTCIRKAFGLLAQHHGQTYDLATLPPEDPKVYDMLCRADSIGVFQVESRAQMNFLPRMRPRCFYDLVIEVAIIRPGPIQGDMVHPYIRRRNGEEKVSFPSDELGAVLGKTLGVPLFQEQAMQIAIVGAGFTPDQADRLRRALATFKKLGNISEFRTLFLKGMKANGYEDDFAQRCFAQIEGFGSYGFPESHAASFALLVYASAWIKCHHPAIFACSLLNAQPMGFYAPAQIVRDAREHGVVVRPVCINASFWDNTVEPDGDGGLALRLGYRQIKGIDEESATWLSAARGNGFGTPGDVWRRAGLSPAVITRLAEADCFASEGLSRRDALWQAKALTEGRPLPLFAGDLGDEMLHEPAAHLPAMTRSEAMVEDYVTTRLSLKTHPLALLRARLTPGAIMAAPACLVSSEASGGDI; from the coding sequence ATGCGAGATCATCCCCCTTTCGCCGAGCTTTCGGCCCTCAGCAATTTCACTTTTCTCACCGGGGCCTCGCACCCCGAGGAGTACATGCAGCGCGCCGCCCTCTTGGGCCTGCCCGCCTTGGCTATCGCGGATGACAATAGCGTCGCGGGCATCGTGCGCGCCTATGCGGCGGCGCGCGAGATTACCCGCCACGTGGCCGAGCGCCATGCGATCGAGGCGCGGGACGGCCCCATCGGCCCGCCCGCGCCCACGCCGCGCACGCCCGATTGGGCCAATGTGCCGCGCCTGATCCCCGCCGCCCGGCTGGTGCTGCAAGAGGGGTTGACGCTGACCGCGCTACCGCAGGACCGCACCGGCTGGGCCAGCCTTTGCCGTCTTCTGACCCTTGGCCGCCGCCGCGCGCCCAAGGGCGCTTGCGAATTGCATGTCGCCGATCTGCTGGAAGGCGCCGAGGGGCTGACCCTGCTGCTGCATGCGCCCGAGACGGGCCGCGCGGCCTGGACCAAAGAAGCGCGCCGCGTTGTAGAAGCTCTTGGTGCGGACATGTTTCTATTGATGGCGCCGCGATATGACGGGCGCGATACGCGCCGCTTCGAGGCCCATGCCCGGCTGGCCAAATCGCTGGGCCTCGAGACGATCGCCAGCGCGCAGCCGCGCATGCATCACGGGCGGCGGCGGCGCCTCGCCGATGTGCTGACGGCGGTGCGCACAGGCACGCGCGTCGACGATCTGGGCCGCGCGGCGCTGGCCAATGGCGAATGCCGCCTGCGCAGCGAGGCCGAGATGCGGCGCCTTTTCAAGGGGCATGAGGGCGCTGTCAGCCGCGCGGGCGCGCTGGCCGCCGCGCTCACCTTCTGCCTTGGCAGCCTGCGCTATGAATATCCCAGCGAGATCGCCGAGGGCGAAACGCCCGGCGCCCGCCTGCGCCGATTGGCCGAGGAGGGGCTGACATGGCGCTATCCGCAGGGGGCCAGCGACCGGGTGCGCAATCTGCTGGAACATGAGTTGGCCCTGATCGCCAAGCTGAAATATGAGCCCTATTTTCTGACCGTCCGCGATATCGTCGCCTTTGCGCGCAGTCGCGGCATCCTGTGTCAGGGTCGCGGCTCGGCGGCGAATTCCGTGGTCTGCTACGCGCTGGGCGTCACCTCGGTCAGCCCCGAGATCGGCACGATGGTGTTCGAACGGTTCGTGAGCGAGGCGCGCGACGAGCCGCCCGATATCGACGTCGATTTCGAGCATGAGCGCCGCGAGGAGGTGATCCAGCATATCTACGAGCGCTACGGCCGCCACCGTGCGGGCCTCTGCGCGACCGTGATCCACTATCGCGGCAAGCGGGCGATCCGCGAGGTGGGCCGCGCGATGGGGCTCAGCCAGGACACGATCGGCGCGCTCAGCTCACAGCTTTGGGGCTTTTTCTCGACCGGCGCGGTGGAGCGCGAAAGGATGCTGGAGATCGGCCTCGACCCCGATGATGCGCGCCTGAAACAGACCATGGCGCTGGTGCATGAGATCGAAGGGTTCCCAAGGCACCTGAGCCAGCATGTCGGCGGCTTCGTCGTCACCGAGGGCCGCCTTGATGAATTGGTGCCGGTCGAGAATGCCTCGATGGAAGGGCGCACCGTGATCTCGTGGGACAAGGACGATATCGAGGCGCTGGGCATCCTCAAGGTCGATGTGCTGGCGCTGGGCATGCTGACCTGCATCCGCAAGGCGTTCGGTCTGCTCGCGCAGCATCACGGGCAGACATACGATCTGGCGACGCTGCCGCCCGAGGATCCGAAGGTCTATGATATGCTCTGCCGCGCCGATAGCATCGGGGTTTTTCAGGTGGAAAGCCGCGCGCAGATGAACTTCCTGCCGCGCATGCGCCCGCGCTGTTTTTATGATCTGGTGATCGAGGTCGCCATCATCCGCCCCGGCCCCATCCAGGGCGACATGGTGCATCCCTATATCCGCCGCCGCAACGGCGAGGAAAAGGTCAGCTTTCCCTCGGACGAATTGGGTGCGGTGCTGGGCAAGACGCTAGGCGTGCCGCTGTTTCAGGAGCAGGCGATGCAGATCGCCATCGTCGGCGCGGGATTTACTCCCGATCAGGCCGACCGGCTGCGCCGCGCCCTCGCCACGTTCAAGAAGCTGGGCAATATCAGCGAGTTTCGCACGCTCTTCCTGAAGGGCATGAAAGCGAACGGATATGAGGACGATTTCGCCCAGCGCTGCTTTGCCCAGATCGAGGGCTTCGGCAGCTACGGCTTTCCCGAAAGCCACGCAGCCAGCTTTGCGCTGCTGGTCTATGCGTCCGCCTGGATCAAATGCCATCACCCGGCGATCTTCGCCTGTTCGCTGCTGAACGCGCAGCCGATGGGATTCTACGCCCCCGCCCAGATCGTGCGTGACGCCCGCGAACATGGCGTAGTGGTGCGGCCCGTCTGCATCAACGCCAGCTTTTGGGACAATACCGTCGAGCCGGATGGCGACGGCGGGCTGGCCCTCCGCCTCGGCTATCGCCAGATCAAGGGCATCGACGAGGAAAGCGCCACATGGCTGAGCGCCGCGCGCGGTAACGGCTTTGGCACGCCCGGCGACGTGTGGCGCCGCGCGGGCCTGTCCCCCGCGGTGATCACGCGGCTGGCCGAGGCGGATTGCTTTGCCAGTGAAGGCCTCAGCCGCCGCGATGCGCTCTGGCAGGCCAAGGCGCTGACCGAAGGCCGCCCCCTGCCCCTTTTCGCCGGTGATCTGGGCGACGAGATGCTGCACGAGCCTGCCGCGCATCTGCCCGCCATGACCCGCAGCGAGGCGATGGTGGAGGATTACGTGACCACGCGCCTCAGCCTCAAGACCCATCCGCTGGCGCTGCTGCGCGCGCGATTGACACCGGGTGCCATCATGGCCGCCCCTGCGTGCCTTGTAAGCAGCGAAGCCTCCGGCGGGGATATTTGA